A region from the Cannabis sativa cultivar Pink pepper isolate KNU-18-1 chromosome 9, ASM2916894v1, whole genome shotgun sequence genome encodes:
- the LOC133031294 gene encoding uncharacterized protein LOC133031294 yields MRKGRGRFKGHDLEEQKEELAVYGEEQPEGKGLNKIGVCGLLETKLKDDRIKDMINRKFSNWGYYTSPTIENRILIMWRKNYARVIVIKEDPQSVYCYVKMSGQSKAMCITFVYGYNTAEERKSLWEDLMGVQIPAASWLVTGDFNALFDIEDRKGGNLVTLGDVEDATNWLAKSHLVPLIKTGSRFTWTNNQEGNKRIYSKIDHTFVNEEWVDNFPLTKAHYGWEVVSDHCVCIISMRVDENIGRKPFRYYNFWADHQEFKKVVMEDWSRLVQAVGLKSLFLKLMRLKHKLKKFNKEVIGDIGKTFQEAKDRYMEARMDTQANPHDQLVQKKEKDAAVNFSEHEKIRMENSIVAYTNEQGEVVDKFPEVVKHFVNHFRSYMGSSEKPTLTLRNDCMNQGNCLNIEQQIRMIEPFTSKEIKKAFFSIPDSKSPGSDGFGAGFFKKMWPELGEEFTKAVESFFQTGSMPRDLLATMLIDNSRN; encoded by the exons ATGAGAAAGGGGAGGGGGAGATTCAAG GGACATGATTTGGAGGAGCAAAAGGAAGAGCTGGCAGTGTATGGAGAGGAACAGCCGGAAGGGAAGGGG CTGAATAAAATAGGAGTTTGTGGTTTGCTTGAAACAAAGCTAAAGGATGATAGAATAAAGGATATGATAAATAGGAAATTTTCTAATTGGGGATACTATACTAGTCCTACAATTGAAAATCGTATTCTAATAATGTGGAGGAAAAACTATGCTCGAGTCATTGTCATTAAAGAAGACCCTCAATCTGTTTACTGCTATGTTAAAATGTCTGGTCAAAGTAAAGCTATGTGTATTACCTTTGTTTATGGGTATAATACAGCAGAGGAAAGGAAGAGCTTATGGGAAGATCTTATGGGGGTTCAAATTCCAGCAGCCTCTTGGCTTGTTACAGGAGATTTTAATGCTCTCTTTGATATTGAAGATAGGAAGGGAGGCAACTTGGTTACTTTGGGAGATGTTGAAGATGCTACTAATTGGCTAGCTAAAAGTCATCTTGTGCCTCTTATTAAAACGGGTTCAAGATTCACTTGGACTAACAATCAAGAAGGTAACAAGCGGATCTACTCGAAGATTGATCACACCTTTGTTAATGAAGAATGGGTAGACAATTTTCCTTTGACAAAGGCGCACTATGGTTGGGAGGTTGTTTCAGATCATTGTGTTTGCATTATTTCGATGAGGGTGGATGAGAACATAGGGAGGAAACCTTTTCGGTATTACAACTTTTGGGCAGATCATCAAGAGTTTAAAAAAGTTGTGATGGAAGATTGGTCCCGACTAGTTCAAGCAGTTGGGTTGAAAAGCCTTTTCTTGAAACTCATGCGTCTGAAACACAAGCTAAAAAAGTTCAACAAGGAAGTCATAGGAGATATTGGTAAGACTTTTCAGGAAGCCAAAGATAGGTACATGGAAGCTAGAATGGACACTCAAGCTAACCCGCATGATCAGTTGGTGCAAAAAAAGGAGAAAGATGCGGCTGTCAACTTTAGTGAACATGAGAAAAT aagaatggaAAATAGCATAGTTGCTTATACAAACGAACAAGGGGAAGTCGTTGACAAGTTCCCTGAAGTGGTCAAACACTTTGTTAACCACTTCCGTAGCTATATGGGTTCTAGTGAAAAGCCGACATTGACTCTCAGGAATGATTGTATGAATCAGGGGAATTGTCTTAACATAGAGCAACAAATTAGAATGATAGAGCCGTTTACTAGCAAGGAGATAAAGAAAGCCTTCTTCAGCATTCCTGATTCAAAATCTCCAGGGTCGGACGGTTTTGGAGCAggttttttcaagaaaatgtgGCCAGAATTGGGAGAAGAATTCACTAAAGCTGTGGAAAGCTTCTTTCAAACAGGAAGTATGCCAAGGGATCTTCTTGCCACAATGCTTATtgataactctagaaattag